A window of Drosophila subobscura isolate 14011-0131.10 chromosome E, UCBerk_Dsub_1.0, whole genome shotgun sequence contains these coding sequences:
- the LOC117889742 gene encoding uncharacterized protein LOC117889742 isoform X9, translating into MTFTRLKTVTLLVTCALLALSFPGYVNCANNGKKGSQPAAPAAPLEPEAVIEEVNAKQLEKLLADKDYVAVFWYARSCVTCDKVLAELEKIDDDTDSFGVDFVKINDKRLAKQYGIKNFPALTYFREKEPIIYDGDLMDEEGVLDFLTSLEAMDLPDRIEEVNAKILQKIIEDTDFVAVLFCPDHETCPPRVMDKQQCRKCAKALQELENIDDEADQLGIGFVKIHDEALADEYNLGGLPALVYYRHQTPIIYEGELQREEDVLEWLVQNKSTGDEDDVIEDVTSKTLSTLISNIDNLVVLFYDHGNDDSMTVLEELEQIDDDCDKHGIQFVKIDDAKAAGDYGIDSIPAIVYFEKEIPNVYDGDLMDEEQILKWLLSQLERDEIEDVTDEMLDTMIKEGRVIAVLFYDNNDKKSQKVLEELENIDDECDALGITFVKIDNPEEAVEYGINKVPKLIYFEKGIPTIYEGNLEDEEKLLKWLTDQTSSDQIEDITDEMLDLIIEKMPHVAVLFYDKDQKKSQKILAELENIDDECDQNDIAFVKIDDDKEAKEWGIDEIPSIVLFERGIPHIYEGDLMKEDELLGWLVHQKRYSEIPEVTDEMKDKLVENTEHLAVIFYDKDDKQDMRILNELENIDDELEKEGIVIVRIDNAAEAKEYGLDHLPALIYFENKIPALYEGDLMNEDEVLEWLLVQKKTATIEEVTDEILVTLINEHEYVVVFFTGPCEPGETCDHTLNALETIDDELDEAGIIFVTTEDTGVAKKYNVKTYPRLVFFRNRDPLHFTGDLDDEDEVLAWITDDETLEIPGKIEEVNVKMLDKILAENDHVVVFFYAEGDKKAQKILNELENIDDECEEKDIDFVKTSDDDIDKEYDLPGLPALAFYRHKFRTIYTGDLMKEEEILEWVIDLHESTADVIESVDRKTLQVLINDVEHLAVFFYDDECETCSDILDELENIDDDTDKHGIQFVKSNDVKLAHEIGIFAFPALVYYETGVPIMYDGNLKNENRVLQWLINQKNLRERKSKSHAFRTDDECFYVGLGHDGQSAKRGNNFVPNDYKPFQCCPTKLEKSTKVPKMTAQRIGHSDGDQGKRSGGGSVGGGGNFQFAASAASKPAKKPEPTSSRSVPAKKQTKRSQAADDDDDDDDDDEQPLVKVSYANKRSGGGSNKPQAGKRPVAKNDDDESLEVEKQQKQKSSKKSGKLNVKTGVNFFQNRLKNLYDLIFQDISLWE; encoded by the exons ATGACTTTCACCCGATTAAAGACTGTGACATTGCTCGTGACGTGTGCCCTGCTGGCACTGAGTTTTCCCGGATATGTGAATTGCGCTAATAACGGAAAGAAAGGATCACAGCCAGCGGCACCGGCAGCGCCGCTTGAGCCAGAGGCCGTCATCGAAGAGGTCAACGCCAAGCAATTGGAGAAGCTTCTGGCCGACAAGGATTACGTTGCTGTATTCTGGT ATGCGCGCAGCTGTGTGACCTGTGATAAGGTTTTAGCGGAGCTCGAAAAAATCGACGATGACACCGACTCCTTCGGTGTGGACTTTGTAAAAATTAACGACAAACGACTAGCTAAACAATATGGCATTAAGAATTTCCCAGCACTCACGTACTTCAG GGAGAAGGAGCCCATCATTTACGATGGCGATCTCATGGACGAGGAGGGCGTGCTCGATTTTCTAACCTCGCTGGAGGCCATGGATCTGCCCGATCGCATCGAGGAGGTCAATGCCAAAATACTGCAAAAGATCATCGAGGATACGGACTTTGTGGCTGTGCTATTCT GTCCAGATCATGAAACATGCCCGCCTCGGGTGATGG ACAAGCAGCAATGCCGCAAGTGTGCCAAGGCCttgcaggagctggagaataTTGATGATGAAGCCGATCAGCTGGGCATTGGATTCGTCAAGATACACGACGAGGCCCTGGCCGATGAATACAATTTGGGTGGACTGCCGGCGCTTGTCTACTATCGCCATCAGACACCAATCATATACGAAG GTGAACTCCAACGCGAGGAGGATGTCTTGGAGTGGTTGGTGCAAAATAAGTCAACGGGCGACGAGGATGATGTCATCGAGGATGTCACCTCCAAGACGCTCTCGACACTAATCAGCAACATTGATAACCTGGTGGTGCTGTTTT ATGATCATGGCAATGATGACTCGATGACTGTGCTGGAGGAGCTAGAACAAATAGACGACGACTGCGACAAGCATGGCATACAGTTTGTCAAAATTGATGATGCCAAGGCGGCAGGCGATTATGGAATTGATTCG ATTCCGGCAATTGTTTACTTTGAAAAAGAAATTCCAAATGTTTACGACGGCGATCTCATGGATGAGGAGCAGATCCTCAAGTGGCTGCTGAGCCAATTGGAACGCGATGAGATCGAGGATGTCACCGATGAAATGCTCGATACAATGATCAAAGAGGGACGCGTCATAGCAGTGCTGTTTT ACGACAACAATGACAAAAAGTCCCAGAAAGTGCTCGAAGAGCTGGAGAACATTGACGACGAGTGCGATGCTTTGGGCATTACCTTCGTGAAGATTGACAATCCCGAGGAGGCCGTTGAATATGGCATCAATAAAGTTCCTAAACTGATATACTTTGAAAAAGGCATTCCAACCATTTACGAGGGCAATCTGGAGGATGAGGAGAAGCTACTCAAGTGGCTAACAGATCAAACGAGTTCCGATCAAATCGAAGACATAACCGATGAAATGTTGGATCTAATTATTGAGAAAATGCCACACGTTGCAGTGCTGTTTT ACGACAAAGATCAAAAGAAATCACAGAAAATCCTCGCAGAATTGGAAAACATTGACGATGAGTGCGATCAGAATGATATTGCCTTTGTCAAGATCGATGATGACAAGGAGGCCAAAGAATGGGGCATCGATGAGATACCATCGATAGTACTCTTCGAGCGTGGCATTCCACACATCTACGAGGGTGATCTGATGAAAGAAGATGAGCTGCTCGGTTGGTTGGTGCACCAGAAGCGCTACTCAGAGATTCCCGAAGTCACCGATGAGATGAAGGATAAATTGGTTGAGAACACAGAACATTTGGCGGTGATCTTCT ATGACAAAGACGACAAACAGGACATGCGCATTCTCAACGAACTGGAGAACATTGACGATGAACTGGAGAAGGAGGGCATCGTCATTGTGCGCATCGATAATGCCGCCGAAGCCAAGGAGTACGGCCTGGACCATCTGCCCGCTCTCATCTACTTTGAGAACAAAATCCCCGCTCTCTACGAGGGCGATCTGATGAACGAGGATGAGGTGCTGGagtggctgctggtgcagaAGAAAACCGCCACCATTGAGGAGGTCACCGATGAGATTCTCGTCACTCTGATCAATGAACATGAATATGTTGTCGTCTTCTTCACGGGTCCCTGTGAGCCGGGCGAGACCTGCGATCACACGCTGAACGCCCTGGAGACCATCGACGATGAGTTGGATGAGGCGGGCATCATTTTTGTGACCACCGAGGATACTGGAGTGGCCAAGAAATACAACGTCAAGACCTATCCACGTTTGGTGTTCTTTAGGAATCGCGATCCGCTGCACTTTACCGGAGATCTGGATGACGAGGATGAGGTGTTGGCTTGGATTACCGATGATGAGACGCTGGAGATTCCCGGCAAGATCGAGGAGGTCAATGTGAAAATGTTGGACAAGATTTTGGCTGAAAACGATCACGTTGTGGTGTTCTTTT ATGCCGAAGGCGATAAGAAGGCCCAAAAGATCCTCAACGAGCTGGAGAACATCGATGATGAGTGCGAGGAAAAAGACATTGACTTTGTGAAGACATCCGATGATGATATTGATAAGGAATACGATTTGCCCGGTCTGCCGGCACTTGCATTTTATAGACATAAGTTTAGAACAATTTACACCG GTGACCTGATGAAGGAAGAGGAAATTCTGGAATGGGTTATTGACTTGCACGAGTCTACAGCGGATGTCATTGAGTCGGTGGATCGTAAGACACTGCAGGTTCTGATCAACGATGTCGAGCACTTGGCTGTGTTTTTCT atgatgatgaatgcGAAACGTGTTCGGATATCTTGGATGAGCTGGAGAACATTGATGATGACACCGATAAGCATGGCATTCAGTTTGTCAAATCGAATGATGTGAAGCTGGCCCATGAGATTGGCATTTTCGCATTCCCCGCGTTGGTCTACTACGAGACGGGTGTTCCGATTATGTATGATG GTAATctcaaaaatgaaaatcgtGTGCTGCAGTGGTTAATCAATCAAAAGA ACTTGCGGGAAAGGAAGTCAAAAAGTCATGCATTCCGCACAG ATGACGAATGTTTCTATGTTGGATTGGGCCATGACGGCCAGTCAGCTAAGCGCGGCAACAATTTCGTGCCCAACGATTACAAACCATTCCAATGCTGTCCAACCAAATTGGAGAAGTCAACGAAAGTTCCTAAAATGACGGCCCAGCGCATTGGACACAGCGACGGCGACCAGGGCAAGCGATCGGGCGGTGGcagcgtcggcggcggcggcaacttCCAGTTCGCAGCATCGGCAGCCAGCAAGCCAGCAAAGAAACCGGagccaaccagcagcaggtcAGTGCCAGCCAAGAAGCAAACCAAGCGCAGCCaggctgctgatgatgatgacgacgatgatgatgatgatgagcagcCACTGGTGAAGGTTTCCTATGCCAACAAGCGTTCgggcggtggcagcaacaagccGCAGGCTGGCAAGCGGCCCGTTGCCAAGAACGATGACGATGAGTCCCTGGAGgtggagaagcagcagaagcaaaagtcCTCGAAGAAGTCCGGCAAGCTGAATGTGAAAACCG GCGTTAATTTTTTCCAAAATCGACTAAAAAATTTGTATGACCTCATTTTTCAGGATATCTCACTGTGGGAGTAA
- the LOC117889742 gene encoding uncharacterized protein LOC117889742 isoform X11 has translation MTFTRLKTVTLLVTCALLALSFPGYVNCANNGKKGSQPAAPAAPLEPEAVIEEVNAKQLEKLLADKDYVAVFWYARSCVTCDKVLAELEKIDDDTDSFGVDFVKINDKRLAKQYGIKNFPALTYFREKEPIIYDGDLMDEEGVLDFLTSLEAMDLPDRIEEVNAKILQKIIEDTDFVAVLFCPDHETCPPRVMDKQQCRKCAKALQELENIDDEADQLGIGFVKIHDEALADEYNLGGLPALVYYRHQTPIIYEGELQREEDVLEWLVQNKSTGDEDDVIEDVTSKTLSTLISNIDNLVVLFYDHGNDDSMTVLEELEQIDDDCDKHGIQFVKIDDAKAAGDYGIDSIPAIVYFEKEIPNVYDGDLMDEEQILKWLLSQLERDEIEDVTDEMLDTMIKEGRVIAVLFYDNNDKKSQKVLEELENIDDECDALGITFVKIDNPEEAVEYGINKVPKLIYFEKGIPTIYEGNLEDEEKLLKWLTDQTSSDQIEDITDEMLDLIIEKMPHVAVLFYDKDQKKSQKILAELENIDDECDQNDIAFVKIDDDKEAKEWGIDEIPSIVLFERGIPHIYEGDLMKEDELLGWLVHQKRYSEIPEVTDEMKDKLVENTEHLAVIFYDKDDKQDMRILNELENIDDELEKEGIVIVRIDNAAEAKEYGLDHLPALIYFENKIPALYEGDLMNEDEVLEWLLVQKKTATIEEVTDEILVTLINEHEYVVVFFTGPCEPGETCDHTLNALETIDDELDEAGIIFVTTEDTGVAKKYNVKTYPRLVFFRNRDPLHFTGDLDDEDEVLAWITDDETLEIPGKIEEVNVKMLDKILAENDHVVVFFYAEGDKKAQKILNELENIDDECEEKDIDFVKTSDDDIDKEYDLPGLPALAFYRHKFRTIYTGDLMKEEEILEWVIDLHESTADVIESVDRKTLQVLINDVEHLAVFFYDDECETCSDILDELENIDDDTDKHGIQFVKSNDVKLAHEIGIFAFPALVYYETGVPIMYDGNLKNENRVLQWLINQKNLRERKSKSHAFRTDDECFYVGLGHDGQSAKRGNNFVPNDYKPFQCCPTKLEKSTKVPKMTAQRIGHSDGDQGKRSGGGSVGGGGNFQFAASAASKPAKKPEPTSSRSVPAKKQTKRSQAADDDDDDDDDDEQPLVKVSYANKRSGGGSNKPQAGKRPVAKNDDDESLEVEKQQKQKSSKKSGKLNVKTGYLTVGVRQF, from the exons ATGACTTTCACCCGATTAAAGACTGTGACATTGCTCGTGACGTGTGCCCTGCTGGCACTGAGTTTTCCCGGATATGTGAATTGCGCTAATAACGGAAAGAAAGGATCACAGCCAGCGGCACCGGCAGCGCCGCTTGAGCCAGAGGCCGTCATCGAAGAGGTCAACGCCAAGCAATTGGAGAAGCTTCTGGCCGACAAGGATTACGTTGCTGTATTCTGGT ATGCGCGCAGCTGTGTGACCTGTGATAAGGTTTTAGCGGAGCTCGAAAAAATCGACGATGACACCGACTCCTTCGGTGTGGACTTTGTAAAAATTAACGACAAACGACTAGCTAAACAATATGGCATTAAGAATTTCCCAGCACTCACGTACTTCAG GGAGAAGGAGCCCATCATTTACGATGGCGATCTCATGGACGAGGAGGGCGTGCTCGATTTTCTAACCTCGCTGGAGGCCATGGATCTGCCCGATCGCATCGAGGAGGTCAATGCCAAAATACTGCAAAAGATCATCGAGGATACGGACTTTGTGGCTGTGCTATTCT GTCCAGATCATGAAACATGCCCGCCTCGGGTGATGG ACAAGCAGCAATGCCGCAAGTGTGCCAAGGCCttgcaggagctggagaataTTGATGATGAAGCCGATCAGCTGGGCATTGGATTCGTCAAGATACACGACGAGGCCCTGGCCGATGAATACAATTTGGGTGGACTGCCGGCGCTTGTCTACTATCGCCATCAGACACCAATCATATACGAAG GTGAACTCCAACGCGAGGAGGATGTCTTGGAGTGGTTGGTGCAAAATAAGTCAACGGGCGACGAGGATGATGTCATCGAGGATGTCACCTCCAAGACGCTCTCGACACTAATCAGCAACATTGATAACCTGGTGGTGCTGTTTT ATGATCATGGCAATGATGACTCGATGACTGTGCTGGAGGAGCTAGAACAAATAGACGACGACTGCGACAAGCATGGCATACAGTTTGTCAAAATTGATGATGCCAAGGCGGCAGGCGATTATGGAATTGATTCG ATTCCGGCAATTGTTTACTTTGAAAAAGAAATTCCAAATGTTTACGACGGCGATCTCATGGATGAGGAGCAGATCCTCAAGTGGCTGCTGAGCCAATTGGAACGCGATGAGATCGAGGATGTCACCGATGAAATGCTCGATACAATGATCAAAGAGGGACGCGTCATAGCAGTGCTGTTTT ACGACAACAATGACAAAAAGTCCCAGAAAGTGCTCGAAGAGCTGGAGAACATTGACGACGAGTGCGATGCTTTGGGCATTACCTTCGTGAAGATTGACAATCCCGAGGAGGCCGTTGAATATGGCATCAATAAAGTTCCTAAACTGATATACTTTGAAAAAGGCATTCCAACCATTTACGAGGGCAATCTGGAGGATGAGGAGAAGCTACTCAAGTGGCTAACAGATCAAACGAGTTCCGATCAAATCGAAGACATAACCGATGAAATGTTGGATCTAATTATTGAGAAAATGCCACACGTTGCAGTGCTGTTTT ACGACAAAGATCAAAAGAAATCACAGAAAATCCTCGCAGAATTGGAAAACATTGACGATGAGTGCGATCAGAATGATATTGCCTTTGTCAAGATCGATGATGACAAGGAGGCCAAAGAATGGGGCATCGATGAGATACCATCGATAGTACTCTTCGAGCGTGGCATTCCACACATCTACGAGGGTGATCTGATGAAAGAAGATGAGCTGCTCGGTTGGTTGGTGCACCAGAAGCGCTACTCAGAGATTCCCGAAGTCACCGATGAGATGAAGGATAAATTGGTTGAGAACACAGAACATTTGGCGGTGATCTTCT ATGACAAAGACGACAAACAGGACATGCGCATTCTCAACGAACTGGAGAACATTGACGATGAACTGGAGAAGGAGGGCATCGTCATTGTGCGCATCGATAATGCCGCCGAAGCCAAGGAGTACGGCCTGGACCATCTGCCCGCTCTCATCTACTTTGAGAACAAAATCCCCGCTCTCTACGAGGGCGATCTGATGAACGAGGATGAGGTGCTGGagtggctgctggtgcagaAGAAAACCGCCACCATTGAGGAGGTCACCGATGAGATTCTCGTCACTCTGATCAATGAACATGAATATGTTGTCGTCTTCTTCACGGGTCCCTGTGAGCCGGGCGAGACCTGCGATCACACGCTGAACGCCCTGGAGACCATCGACGATGAGTTGGATGAGGCGGGCATCATTTTTGTGACCACCGAGGATACTGGAGTGGCCAAGAAATACAACGTCAAGACCTATCCACGTTTGGTGTTCTTTAGGAATCGCGATCCGCTGCACTTTACCGGAGATCTGGATGACGAGGATGAGGTGTTGGCTTGGATTACCGATGATGAGACGCTGGAGATTCCCGGCAAGATCGAGGAGGTCAATGTGAAAATGTTGGACAAGATTTTGGCTGAAAACGATCACGTTGTGGTGTTCTTTT ATGCCGAAGGCGATAAGAAGGCCCAAAAGATCCTCAACGAGCTGGAGAACATCGATGATGAGTGCGAGGAAAAAGACATTGACTTTGTGAAGACATCCGATGATGATATTGATAAGGAATACGATTTGCCCGGTCTGCCGGCACTTGCATTTTATAGACATAAGTTTAGAACAATTTACACCG GTGACCTGATGAAGGAAGAGGAAATTCTGGAATGGGTTATTGACTTGCACGAGTCTACAGCGGATGTCATTGAGTCGGTGGATCGTAAGACACTGCAGGTTCTGATCAACGATGTCGAGCACTTGGCTGTGTTTTTCT atgatgatgaatgcGAAACGTGTTCGGATATCTTGGATGAGCTGGAGAACATTGATGATGACACCGATAAGCATGGCATTCAGTTTGTCAAATCGAATGATGTGAAGCTGGCCCATGAGATTGGCATTTTCGCATTCCCCGCGTTGGTCTACTACGAGACGGGTGTTCCGATTATGTATGATG GTAATctcaaaaatgaaaatcgtGTGCTGCAGTGGTTAATCAATCAAAAGA ACTTGCGGGAAAGGAAGTCAAAAAGTCATGCATTCCGCACAG ATGACGAATGTTTCTATGTTGGATTGGGCCATGACGGCCAGTCAGCTAAGCGCGGCAACAATTTCGTGCCCAACGATTACAAACCATTCCAATGCTGTCCAACCAAATTGGAGAAGTCAACGAAAGTTCCTAAAATGACGGCCCAGCGCATTGGACACAGCGACGGCGACCAGGGCAAGCGATCGGGCGGTGGcagcgtcggcggcggcggcaacttCCAGTTCGCAGCATCGGCAGCCAGCAAGCCAGCAAAGAAACCGGagccaaccagcagcaggtcAGTGCCAGCCAAGAAGCAAACCAAGCGCAGCCaggctgctgatgatgatgacgacgatgatgatgatgatgagcagcCACTGGTGAAGGTTTCCTATGCCAACAAGCGTTCgggcggtggcagcaacaagccGCAGGCTGGCAAGCGGCCCGTTGCCAAGAACGATGACGATGAGTCCCTGGAGgtggagaagcagcagaagcaaaagtcCTCGAAGAAGTCCGGCAAGCTGAATGTGAAAACCG GATATCTCACTGTGGGAGTAAGGCAGTTTTGA
- the LOC117889742 gene encoding uncharacterized protein LOC117889742 isoform X14, whose product MTFTRLKTVTLLVTCALLALSFPGYVNCANNGKKGSQPAAPAAPLEPEAVIEEVNAKQLEKLLADKDYVAVFWYARSCVTCDKVLAELEKIDDDTDSFGVDFVKINDKRLAKQYGIKNFPALTYFREKEPIIYDGDLMDEEGVLDFLTSLEAMDLPDRIEEVNAKILQKIIEDTDFVAVLFYDKDQKKSQKILAELENIDDECDQNDIAFVKIDDDKEAKEWGIDEIPSIVLFERGIPHIYEGDLMKEDELLGWLVHQKRYSEIPEVTDEMKDKLVENTEHLAVIFYDKDDKQDMRILNELENIDDELEKEGIVIVRIDNAAEAKEYGLDHLPALIYFENKIPALYEGDLMNEDEVLEWLLVQKKTATIEEVTDEILVTLINEHEYVVVFFTGPCEPGETCDHTLNALETIDDELDEAGIIFVTTEDTGVAKKYNVKTYPRLVFFRNRDPLHFTGDLDDEDEVLAWITDDETLEIPGKIEEVNVKMLDKILAENDHVVVFFYAEGDKKAQKILNELENIDDECEEKDIDFVKTSDDDIDKEYDLPGLPALAFYRHKFRTIYTGDLMKEEEILEWVIDLHESTADVIESVDRKTLQVLINDVEHLAVFFYDDECETCSDILDELENIDDDTDKHGIQFVKSNDVKLAHEIGIFAFPALVYYETGVPIMYDGNLKNENRVLQWLINQKNLRERKSKSHAFRTDDECFYVGLGHDGQSAKRGNNFVPNDYKPFQCCPTKLEKSTKVPKMTAQRIGHSDGDQGKRSGGGSVGGGGNFQFAASAASKPAKKPEPTSSRSVPAKKQTKRSQAADDDDDDDDDDEQPLVKVSYANKRSGGGSNKPQAGKRPVAKNDDDESLEVEKQQKQKSSKKSGKLNVKTGYLTVGVRQF is encoded by the exons ATGACTTTCACCCGATTAAAGACTGTGACATTGCTCGTGACGTGTGCCCTGCTGGCACTGAGTTTTCCCGGATATGTGAATTGCGCTAATAACGGAAAGAAAGGATCACAGCCAGCGGCACCGGCAGCGCCGCTTGAGCCAGAGGCCGTCATCGAAGAGGTCAACGCCAAGCAATTGGAGAAGCTTCTGGCCGACAAGGATTACGTTGCTGTATTCTGGT ATGCGCGCAGCTGTGTGACCTGTGATAAGGTTTTAGCGGAGCTCGAAAAAATCGACGATGACACCGACTCCTTCGGTGTGGACTTTGTAAAAATTAACGACAAACGACTAGCTAAACAATATGGCATTAAGAATTTCCCAGCACTCACGTACTTCAG GGAGAAGGAGCCCATCATTTACGATGGCGATCTCATGGACGAGGAGGGCGTGCTCGATTTTCTAACCTCGCTGGAGGCCATGGATCTGCCCGATCGCATCGAGGAGGTCAATGCCAAAATACTGCAAAAGATCATCGAGGATACGGACTTTGTGGCTGTGCTATTCT ACGACAAAGATCAAAAGAAATCACAGAAAATCCTCGCAGAATTGGAAAACATTGACGATGAGTGCGATCAGAATGATATTGCCTTTGTCAAGATCGATGATGACAAGGAGGCCAAAGAATGGGGCATCGATGAGATACCATCGATAGTACTCTTCGAGCGTGGCATTCCACACATCTACGAGGGTGATCTGATGAAAGAAGATGAGCTGCTCGGTTGGTTGGTGCACCAGAAGCGCTACTCAGAGATTCCCGAAGTCACCGATGAGATGAAGGATAAATTGGTTGAGAACACAGAACATTTGGCGGTGATCTTCT ATGACAAAGACGACAAACAGGACATGCGCATTCTCAACGAACTGGAGAACATTGACGATGAACTGGAGAAGGAGGGCATCGTCATTGTGCGCATCGATAATGCCGCCGAAGCCAAGGAGTACGGCCTGGACCATCTGCCCGCTCTCATCTACTTTGAGAACAAAATCCCCGCTCTCTACGAGGGCGATCTGATGAACGAGGATGAGGTGCTGGagtggctgctggtgcagaAGAAAACCGCCACCATTGAGGAGGTCACCGATGAGATTCTCGTCACTCTGATCAATGAACATGAATATGTTGTCGTCTTCTTCACGGGTCCCTGTGAGCCGGGCGAGACCTGCGATCACACGCTGAACGCCCTGGAGACCATCGACGATGAGTTGGATGAGGCGGGCATCATTTTTGTGACCACCGAGGATACTGGAGTGGCCAAGAAATACAACGTCAAGACCTATCCACGTTTGGTGTTCTTTAGGAATCGCGATCCGCTGCACTTTACCGGAGATCTGGATGACGAGGATGAGGTGTTGGCTTGGATTACCGATGATGAGACGCTGGAGATTCCCGGCAAGATCGAGGAGGTCAATGTGAAAATGTTGGACAAGATTTTGGCTGAAAACGATCACGTTGTGGTGTTCTTTT ATGCCGAAGGCGATAAGAAGGCCCAAAAGATCCTCAACGAGCTGGAGAACATCGATGATGAGTGCGAGGAAAAAGACATTGACTTTGTGAAGACATCCGATGATGATATTGATAAGGAATACGATTTGCCCGGTCTGCCGGCACTTGCATTTTATAGACATAAGTTTAGAACAATTTACACCG GTGACCTGATGAAGGAAGAGGAAATTCTGGAATGGGTTATTGACTTGCACGAGTCTACAGCGGATGTCATTGAGTCGGTGGATCGTAAGACACTGCAGGTTCTGATCAACGATGTCGAGCACTTGGCTGTGTTTTTCT atgatgatgaatgcGAAACGTGTTCGGATATCTTGGATGAGCTGGAGAACATTGATGATGACACCGATAAGCATGGCATTCAGTTTGTCAAATCGAATGATGTGAAGCTGGCCCATGAGATTGGCATTTTCGCATTCCCCGCGTTGGTCTACTACGAGACGGGTGTTCCGATTATGTATGATG GTAATctcaaaaatgaaaatcgtGTGCTGCAGTGGTTAATCAATCAAAAGA ACTTGCGGGAAAGGAAGTCAAAAAGTCATGCATTCCGCACAG ATGACGAATGTTTCTATGTTGGATTGGGCCATGACGGCCAGTCAGCTAAGCGCGGCAACAATTTCGTGCCCAACGATTACAAACCATTCCAATGCTGTCCAACCAAATTGGAGAAGTCAACGAAAGTTCCTAAAATGACGGCCCAGCGCATTGGACACAGCGACGGCGACCAGGGCAAGCGATCGGGCGGTGGcagcgtcggcggcggcggcaacttCCAGTTCGCAGCATCGGCAGCCAGCAAGCCAGCAAAGAAACCGGagccaaccagcagcaggtcAGTGCCAGCCAAGAAGCAAACCAAGCGCAGCCaggctgctgatgatgatgacgacgatgatgatgatgatgagcagcCACTGGTGAAGGTTTCCTATGCCAACAAGCGTTCgggcggtggcagcaacaagccGCAGGCTGGCAAGCGGCCCGTTGCCAAGAACGATGACGATGAGTCCCTGGAGgtggagaagcagcagaagcaaaagtcCTCGAAGAAGTCCGGCAAGCTGAATGTGAAAACCG GATATCTCACTGTGGGAGTAAGGCAGTTTTGA